A section of the Chryseobacterium ginsenosidimutans genome encodes:
- a CDS encoding endonuclease, with translation MKRTLLSFLMSFAFISAFAQIPTGYYDGTAGLTGAALKTQLKQIITNGHVDHGYNGLWTGYQTTDRDNIAGIPGYENDGTILDMYSENPSGTDTYTFNYGTTQCGSSGYTNEGDCYNREHVVPQSLFSENFPMKSDINFIRPTDGKVNGMRSNYPYGKVGTTTYISENGSKLGTSVSPGYSGTVFEPIDAFKGDIARMIFYFVTRYETQLSGFSSGNMLGNSAFPGLQIWELNQLLAWNTLDPVSAAEIARNNASYVYQGNRNPYIDHPEYVNQIWGTPIIDTEVPTTPTNLAANSPTSNSISLSWTASTDNIGVTGYSIYVNGVLYSTVSGTTATVSGLNPSTSYTFYVIANDASGNISAQSNVATETTLAGQPGGGSCGTENFSNIPAAATSYATQTWANNGITWTATDARTDQTINGKAITIRNGNLTSTSISGGIQSLTLTALLKFTGSDSALNVEINGTQVGTIPYNGATPTTTTINNINVSGNFIIKIINPVTGNRVVIDDLSWTCFSTLGTVETTKDKSGFTIYPNPVKNNELFVKGENLNRISKAQIYDFSGKLIETIENPFKNSNKINLKGFVKGNYILKTDSFSTKFIVD, from the coding sequence ATGAAACGTACTCTACTCTCTTTTCTAATGAGTTTTGCCTTTATCAGTGCATTTGCTCAGATTCCTACGGGATATTACGACGGAACTGCAGGCCTTACCGGAGCTGCTTTAAAAACTCAACTTAAACAAATTATTACGAATGGTCATGTCGACCATGGTTATAATGGTTTATGGACTGGCTACCAAACAACCGACCGCGATAATATTGCCGGAATTCCCGGATATGAAAACGACGGTACAATATTAGACATGTACTCTGAAAACCCATCCGGTACAGATACTTATACATTTAATTACGGAACCACTCAATGTGGTAGCTCAGGATATACTAATGAAGGAGACTGCTACAATAGAGAGCATGTAGTTCCTCAAAGTTTATTCAGTGAAAACTTTCCTATGAAGTCGGACATCAATTTTATTCGTCCTACTGATGGAAAAGTGAACGGCATGAGATCAAACTATCCATACGGAAAAGTAGGTACTACTACTTACATTTCTGAAAACGGATCAAAATTAGGCACTTCTGTTTCTCCTGGCTATTCTGGTACTGTTTTCGAACCGATTGATGCCTTCAAAGGAGATATTGCAAGAATGATCTTCTATTTTGTAACAAGATATGAAACTCAGCTTTCTGGTTTCTCTAGCGGGAATATGCTTGGAAATTCTGCATTCCCAGGATTACAGATTTGGGAGCTAAATCAATTATTGGCTTGGAATACTTTAGATCCTGTTTCTGCCGCTGAAATTGCAAGAAACAACGCATCTTATGTTTACCAGGGAAACAGAAATCCATATATTGATCACCCTGAATATGTAAATCAGATATGGGGAACACCGATTATTGACACTGAAGTACCAACTACTCCTACAAACCTTGCTGCAAACAGTCCTACATCAAATTCAATTTCTCTAAGCTGGACAGCTTCTACCGACAATATTGGTGTAACCGGTTATAGCATTTATGTAAATGGTGTTTTATACTCTACTGTGTCAGGAACAACTGCTACCGTTTCAGGATTAAACCCATCCACATCTTATACTTTCTATGTTATTGCCAACGATGCTTCAGGTAATATTTCTGCACAAAGCAACGTAGCAACAGAAACTACCCTTGCAGGACAACCAGGTGGCGGAAGTTGCGGAACAGAAAACTTCTCAAATATCCCGGCAGCTGCAACAAGCTATGCAACTCAGACATGGGCAAATAATGGCATTACGTGGACTGCAACTGATGCAAGAACAGACCAGACTATTAATGGTAAGGCAATCACAATAAGAAACGGTAATCTTACAAGCACTTCAATTTCGGGAGGTATCCAAAGTTTAACACTTACTGCACTATTGAAATTTACTGGCAGTGACAGTGCTTTAAATGTAGAAATCAACGGAACTCAGGTTGGTACAATACCTTACAACGGAGCGACTCCTACAACAACTACAATTAATAACATTAATGTGAGTGGAAATTTTATCATTAAAATTATTAATCCCGTTACTGGAAACAGAGTTGTCATCGATGATTTAAGCTGGACTTGTTTCAGTACATTAGGAACTGTTGAAACCACAAAAGATAAATCAGGTTTCACAATTTATCCCAATCCTGTTAAAAACAACGAGTTATTTGTAAAAGGAGAAAATCTAAACAGAATTTCAAAAGCACAGATCTATGATTTTTCAGGAAAACTAATCGAAACGATTGAAAATCCTTTTAAAAACTCTAATAAAATCAACCTTAAAGGTTTCGTAAAAGGAAATTACATTCTTAAAACAGATTCTTTCTCTACAAAATTCATTGTAGACTAA
- a CDS encoding shikimate dehydrogenase family protein translates to MDSNKKLGLIGRNISYSFSKKFFEDKFQKLMLKGYSYNIFDLNEINEIEGILSSPDLLGFNVTIPYKEKIIDYLDDLSDEAKKIGAVNCVLIENGKKTGYNTDAFGFEKTLLLHKKPHQDSALILGGGGAAKAVKYVLDKHGISSITVSRNSKTNFENLDHKTVKNHKIIIQCTPVGTFPNIDDCLVFPFEGISEDHLIIDLIYNPNYTQFIIKASEKGAKTVNGYYMLEQQAEKAWEIWNFQKK, encoded by the coding sequence ATGGATTCTAATAAAAAACTAGGTTTGATCGGAAGAAATATTTCCTATTCTTTTTCGAAAAAATTCTTTGAAGACAAATTTCAAAAACTAATGTTAAAAGGTTATTCTTATAACATATTTGATCTTAACGAAATTAATGAAATTGAAGGTATACTTTCTTCTCCAGATCTTTTGGGTTTCAACGTAACGATTCCGTACAAAGAAAAAATCATTGATTATTTGGATGATTTAAGTGATGAAGCAAAAAAAATTGGTGCAGTAAACTGTGTTTTAATTGAAAATGGAAAAAAAACAGGTTACAATACAGATGCTTTCGGTTTTGAAAAAACGTTACTTCTTCATAAAAAGCCACATCAAGATTCTGCTTTGATTTTAGGAGGCGGAGGTGCTGCAAAAGCCGTAAAATATGTTTTGGATAAACATGGTATTTCTTCAATTACAGTTTCCAGAAATTCTAAAACCAATTTTGAAAACCTAGATCATAAAACAGTAAAGAATCATAAAATTATTATTCAATGTACTCCCGTTGGAACCTTTCCGAATATTGATGACTGCTTGGTTTTCCCTTTTGAAGGAATCTCTGAAGATCATTTGATTATAGATTTAATTTACAATCCAAATTACACGCAATTCATTATTAAAGCTTCAGAAAAAGGAGCAAAAACAGTGAACGGTTATTACATGCTGGAACAGCAGGCAGAAAAAGCCTGGGAAATTTGGAATTTTCAAAAAAAATAA
- a CDS encoding DUF349 domain-containing protein, which translates to MITENNLSENEEKKNSNEGSTEETLENTVSQDGKAHEGETEHEEEHVDTDITLADALKEMEKIINTANAGEDFKKFNQLKEKASHFIHDEVEDKKHEYAEAGNPPENFSYEHPLQSKFSALVNIFREKHDTYQKGQEEEQKKNLDHRQNIIERLKNLYTNSEPGTNLFKSIRDIKEEWSNAGQVAKSEFKILNNNYFHHLNQFYQMLDLNKEFLEQEYSHNLEKRQHIIERAKQLEHEPVIQKALNELQYLHKLWKEEAEPVSEEFREKTWEEFKEISNKIHERKSELSAAIETEQNANLEKKNQIIAEIKKLSEPSENPNHNYWQNAIRRVEDLRSEFLKTGSVPRKLSNQNWNEFKTILRSFNTTKNTYYKSLKGSQQANLDEKLKLIQTAQDNMNNEEWEIAVPLFKKLQEDWKKIGHVPKSMTNKIWDEFRDACNTFFNNYREKSNASTDNWKENYKNKKAILDDLKTVTDEDGSIERIEAIKTAWNNIGKVPRDKISINTEFNKTLREKLKLNKINELELKEEGLSENQLTDKARKIKSQISDLEGEIVKLENNLSFFKNPSRENAMLKDTFNTIDEKKAHLETLKQNLHNIIAGE; encoded by the coding sequence ATGATTACAGAAAACAATCTTTCTGAAAACGAAGAAAAGAAAAATTCCAATGAAGGATCTACGGAAGAAACATTAGAAAATACCGTATCCCAAGATGGAAAAGCACATGAAGGGGAAACCGAGCATGAAGAAGAACATGTAGATACAGATATTACTTTAGCCGATGCTTTGAAGGAAATGGAGAAAATCATCAATACGGCAAATGCCGGTGAAGACTTCAAAAAATTCAATCAGTTAAAAGAAAAAGCAAGTCATTTTATTCATGATGAGGTGGAAGATAAAAAACATGAATATGCGGAAGCTGGAAATCCTCCTGAAAATTTCAGCTACGAACACCCTTTGCAATCGAAATTTTCTGCTTTGGTGAATATTTTCAGAGAAAAGCACGACACCTACCAAAAAGGTCAGGAAGAAGAGCAAAAGAAAAATCTGGATCACCGCCAAAATATTATCGAAAGACTTAAAAACCTTTATACAAACTCAGAACCGGGAACCAATCTTTTTAAATCCATCCGCGATATTAAAGAAGAATGGTCAAATGCAGGACAGGTTGCTAAATCTGAATTTAAAATTCTTAATAATAATTATTTCCATCACCTGAACCAGTTTTATCAGATGCTGGATCTGAATAAAGAATTTCTTGAGCAGGAATACAGCCACAACCTGGAGAAAAGACAGCACATTATCGAGCGTGCAAAACAGCTTGAACATGAGCCTGTGATTCAAAAAGCATTAAACGAACTGCAATATCTTCATAAACTTTGGAAAGAAGAGGCGGAACCCGTTTCAGAAGAATTCCGTGAGAAAACATGGGAAGAGTTTAAGGAAATATCAAACAAAATTCACGAAAGAAAATCGGAACTTTCTGCAGCAATCGAAACTGAACAGAATGCCAATCTTGAAAAGAAGAATCAGATTATTGCCGAAATCAAAAAACTTTCTGAACCTTCTGAAAATCCGAACCATAATTATTGGCAGAATGCAATAAGAAGAGTGGAAGACCTTCGTTCAGAATTCTTAAAAACAGGAAGTGTTCCAAGAAAACTTTCTAACCAGAACTGGAATGAATTTAAAACAATTTTAAGAAGCTTCAATACAACAAAAAATACATATTATAAATCTTTAAAAGGTTCTCAGCAGGCAAATCTGGATGAAAAATTAAAATTAATCCAAACTGCACAGGATAATATGAACAACGAAGAATGGGAAATTGCTGTTCCGTTGTTTAAAAAGCTTCAGGAAGACTGGAAAAAAATCGGTCACGTTCCGAAAAGCATGACCAATAAGATCTGGGACGAATTCCGTGATGCATGTAATACTTTCTTCAACAACTACAGAGAAAAAAGTAATGCTTCTACGGATAACTGGAAAGAAAATTACAAAAATAAAAAAGCAATTCTTGACGATCTGAAAACCGTGACCGATGAAGATGGAAGTATTGAAAGAATTGAAGCCATAAAAACAGCATGGAACAACATCGGGAAAGTTCCGAGAGATAAAATTTCAATTAATACAGAATTCAACAAAACGTTGAGAGAAAAGCTGAAATTAAATAAGATTAACGAACTTGAACTTAAAGAAGAAGGCTTATCTGAAAATCAATTGACTGATAAAGCCAGAAAAATAAAGAGCCAAATCTCTGATCTGGAAGGTGAAATCGTGAAACTGGAAAATAACTTATCATTCTTTAAAAATCCATCGAGAGAAAATGCTATGTTAAAAGACACTTTCAATACGATCGACGAGAAAAAAGCTCATCTGGAAACATTAAAACAAAATCTTCACAATATAATTGCTGGAGAATAA
- the ribD gene encoding bifunctional diaminohydroxyphosphoribosylaminopyrimidine deaminase/5-amino-6-(5-phosphoribosylamino)uracil reductase RibD, translating into MQDEFYIKRCIELAQKAIGKTYPNPLVGSVIVHNGKIIGEGYHHKAGENHAEINAINSVKDKSLIPESTIYVSLEPCAHYGKTPPCALKIKELGFKKVVIGAMDSHDKVNGKGKKIIQDAGIEAVSGILEKECVELNKRFFTYHEKKRPYIILKWAESGDGFLDKNFKPTSISNSLVNQFVHQLRADEHAILVGTQTALSDNPSLTVRNVEGTNPVRILIDFDLKVPTDLSIYNKEAKTLVFNSIKEETKDNILFIKIEKENFLPNLMNALYKEQIQSIIIEGGRFTLQEFINANLWDEAIIIKNEHLKLENGTKAPKFDFEPDNSLNFRDNVIEKYIK; encoded by the coding sequence ATGCAAGACGAATTTTACATAAAAAGATGTATCGAACTGGCTCAGAAAGCTATCGGTAAAACTTATCCCAATCCTTTAGTGGGAAGTGTGATTGTACATAACGGAAAAATCATTGGTGAAGGCTATCACCATAAAGCAGGAGAAAATCATGCAGAAATCAATGCCATTAATTCGGTTAAAGATAAAAGCCTGATTCCTGAATCTACGATTTATGTTTCTTTGGAGCCTTGCGCCCATTACGGAAAAACACCGCCCTGCGCTTTAAAAATCAAAGAACTTGGTTTCAAAAAAGTAGTGATTGGTGCAATGGATTCTCATGATAAAGTGAATGGTAAAGGAAAAAAAATCATTCAGGATGCAGGAATTGAAGCTGTTTCAGGAATTTTGGAAAAAGAATGTGTAGAATTGAATAAGAGATTTTTTACCTATCATGAAAAGAAAAGACCTTATATCATTTTGAAATGGGCAGAATCAGGTGACGGATTTTTAGATAAAAATTTTAAACCTACATCGATTTCTAATTCTTTAGTCAATCAATTTGTTCATCAGTTAAGAGCCGATGAACATGCGATTTTAGTAGGAACACAAACTGCTTTAAGTGATAACCCAAGTTTAACCGTAAGAAATGTTGAGGGAACAAATCCTGTAAGAATTTTAATTGATTTTGACCTAAAAGTTCCAACTGATTTAAGCATTTATAATAAGGAGGCTAAAACGCTTGTTTTTAATTCAATTAAAGAAGAAACTAAGGATAATATTTTATTCATAAAAATAGAAAAAGAAAATTTCCTACCCAATTTAATGAACGCATTGTATAAGGAACAAATCCAATCCATTATTATTGAAGGCGGAAGATTTACTTTGCAGGAATTTATCAATGCTAATCTTTGGGATGAAGCAATTATTATTAAAAATGAACATCTGAAACTTGAAAACGGAACAAAAGCTCCGAAGTTTGATTTTGAACCTGACAATTCTTTAAATTTTCGGGACAATGTAATTGAGAAATATATTAAATAA